From Salvia splendens isolate huo1 chromosome 3, SspV2, whole genome shotgun sequence, a single genomic window includes:
- the LOC121797217 gene encoding uncharacterized protein LOC121797217 yields the protein MNSHENGQPQNPHPPQIRFSTKPISLISIFILLLAISFTILAPSLQSLLKISPPTITKTDVSEPPYCLLWMAPFLSGGGYSSEAWSYILALNAFLNNQKTPLFKLSIEHYADLQDLEFWVGLPLEIRNLATNLYHTKCKSNRTIVICHSEPGAWYPALYQTLPCPPTGYGQFKAVVGRTMFETDRVNEEHAGRCNRMDYVWVPTDFHVATFTQSGVDPLKVRKIIQPVDSSFFDPLKVEPLSLDSVSRVVLGSQKFISKAQFVFLSVFKWEHRKGWDVLLRAYLEEFGEEDSVALCLLTNAYHTESDFDRKIVRYVKGLSLDDRLAPVYVIDGHIAQVKLPRLYKAADAFVLPSRGEGWGRPVVEAMAMELPVIATNWSGPTEYLTEQNSYPLPFDRMSEVQDGPFKGHLWAEPSVVQLRFLMRRVVSNRDEAKAKGVQARVDMKGRFSPEIVAEEVVTHLQEIVQNFG from the coding sequence ATGAATTCACATGAAAATGGACAACCCCAAAACCCACACCCTCCTCAAATCCGCTTCTCCACCAAACCCATTTCTCTAATCTCGATCTTCATACTACTCCTCGCGATTTCCTTCACCATCTTAGCCCCCTCCTTACAATCCCTCCTCAAAATTTCGCCCCCAACAATTACGAAAACCGACGTTAGCGAACCCCCTTATTGCCTGCTATGGATGGCCCCTTTCCTCTCCGGCGGCGGCTACAGCTCCGAAGCCTGGTCCTACATTCTCGCACTCAACGCCTTCCTCAACAATCAGAAAACCCCATTATTCAAATTGAGCATCGAGCATTATGCTGATCTCCAAGATTTGGAATTCTGGGTGGGTTTGCCCTTGGAAATCAGAAATCTCGCCACCAATCTCTACCATACCAAATGCAAATCGAATCGAACCATAGTAATTTGCCACAGCGAGCCCGGGGCTTGGTATCCGGCTCTCTACCAAACCCTACCCTGCCCGCCTACGGGCTACGGTCAGTTTAAGGCTGTTGTGGGCAGGACTATGTTTGAGACTGATAGAGTGAATGAGGAGCATGCTGGGAGGTGTAATCGAATGGATTATGTGTGGGTTCCTACTGATTTTCATGTTGCTACATTTACTCAAAGTGGGGTTGATCCATTGAAGGTGAGGAAGATCATCCAGCCAGTCGATTCTTCCTTCTTTGATCCGTTAAAGGTCGAGCCTTTGAGCTTGGATTCCGTGAGCCGGGTTGTGTTAGGATCACAAAAGTTTATCTCAAAAGCGCAATTTGTTTTCTTGAGTGTGTTCAAATGGGAGCATAGAAAGGGGTGGGATGTTTTATTGAGGGCTTATTTGGAGGagtttggtgaagaagatagtgTTGCTCTGTGTTTGCTAACAAATGCCTATCACACAGAGAGTGATTTTGATAGGAAGATTGTTAGGTATGTGAAGGGATTGAGTTTGGATGATAGATTGGCACCTGTTTATGTGATTGATGGCCATATAGCTCAGGTTAAGCTGCCGAGGTTGTATAAGGCGGCTGATGCATTCGTGCTGCCATCTAGAGGCGAGGGGTGGGGCCGGCCTGTGGTGGAGGCGATGGCAATGGAATTGCCCGTGATTGCCACCAACTGGTCCGGCCCGACTGAGTACTTGACGGAGCAGAATAGCTATCCGTTGCCCTTTGATAGGATGAGTGAGGTCCAGGATGGACCCTTCAAGGGGCATTTGTGGGCGGAGCCATCCGTTGTTCAGCTGCGATTCTTGATGAGGCGTGTTGTGAGCAACCGTGATGAGGCTAAGGCTAAAGGAGTGCAAGCTAGGGTCGACATGAAGGGGAGATTCTCCCCTGAGATTGTTGCAGAGGAAGTAGTGACTCATTTGCAGGAAATTGTCCAAAATTTTGGTTGA